Below is a window of Desulfosoma caldarium DNA.
TGGCCGACTTTAAGAAGGTGTTGCTGGTCGGCTGCAAGGGGTGCGTGACGGTCTGTTGTGCCGGAGGCACCAAGGAAGTGGGCATCTTGGGTTCCGCGCTCCGTATCGCCAGGAAAAAGCAGGGCAACCCGTTGGAGGTCGTGGAGCATACGCTGGAACGCCAGTGCGATCCCGAGTATGTGGATCAATTGGCCCCCATGCTCAATGACAATAGCTTTGATGCGGTTTTGTCCATGGCCTGCAGTGTTGGGCCCCAGTTCATCGCCAAGAAGTACACCATTCCCGTGTACCCTATGCTGAACACCACCTTCATCGGCGGCGCCTTGGAACACGGCGTGTGGGCCGAATTCTGCCAATCCTGCGGCAATTGTCTCATTCACCATTTCGGTGGTTTGTGCCCCATCGCGCGCTGTTCCAAGAGCCTCATGAACGGGCCATGTGGGGGATCCGCCAACAAGAAGTGTGAAGTAAGCCCGGAAATCGACTGCATTTGGCATTTAATCTATGACCGCATGGTAGAGCTGGGGCAATTGGAAAAGCTGCGCCCGGTGTTTCCCATCAAGGATTGGTCCACGAGCCGCGATGGTGGTCCTCGAAAGATCGTCAGGGAGGATTTGAAGCTATGAAAGCCGGAAGCAACCTGGAGAAGGTGTTTACGCAAGGGCATTTCGCAGTCACTGGTGAATTGGGTCCTCCTCGCGGCGCATCCGTGGAAGTCATCGAAAAGAAAGCCGGATATCTGCGCGGTGTGGTGGATTCCATCAACGTGACGGACAACCAAACCTCGGTGGTGCGCATGTCCAGTGTGGCTGTGTGCAAGCTGCTGGTGGACATGGGCCTGGAGCCTAACCTTCAGATGGTGTGTCGGGATCGCAACCGCATTGCCATGCAAAGCGATCTTCTCGGCGCATATGCTCTGGGCATTCGCAATGTCTTATGCCTTTCCGGAGACCACAACCGCTTTGGGGATCATCCCCAGTCCAAGAACGTCTATGACGTGGATTCCATGCAGCTCATCGGCATCGTGAAAAAGCTTCGCGACGAAGGCAAAATGCTCAGCGGCCAGGAACTGGAAGGGGTGCCCAAGTTTTTCATCGGAGCGGCCGCCAATCCCTTTGGGGATCCCTTTGAATTTCGCGTCACTCGGCTGGCCAAGAAAATCGATGCCGGCGCGGACTTCATTCAGACCCAGTGCATTTACAACATGGAAAAATTTCGAAAATACATGCACATCGCTCACGAAGAGGGGCTGACCGAAAAATGCTATATCATGGCGGGCATCACGCCCCTGAAGTCGGTGGGCATGGCGAGATATATGGCCAAATTCGTCCCGGGTCTGGACGTGCCGGACTACTACATCGATCGGCTCAAAGGCGTGGAAAAAAAGAAACAAGCCGATGAGGGGATCAAGATCGCCGTGGAGCAAATTCAAGAAGTGCGAGAAATTCCAGGGGTCAGGGGCATTCATTTGATGGCTATCGAATGGGAACACAAGGTGCCGGAGATTTTGGAAGCGGCCGGGTTACTGCCGAGACCGTCCGTCAACTGATCGACCCCAGGTGGCCCACGCATCAAGAGGTGGAACGAAAGTTCCGCCTCTTTTTTTTGCTGCGGTGCCCGAAAAGTATGCAAAAGCACGGGCCTTTAAGCATGCGTCGGGAGGTGTGGTTGACAGGAAGGTGTCGTGACGAATAGGATAACGCGCCTTTGGCAATGAAGGCGTGGCGGGCGCGCACAAGGAGGGTTTTTCCATGAGTTTGACGGTGGCTTTTGGAGGCAAGGGCGGCACGGGCAAGACGACCCTTGCTGGCCTATTGATTCGCTACATGATTGAAAAGGGCATGAAGCCGGTCTTGGCGGTGGATGCTGATTCCAACGCGAACCTCAACGAGGTTCTGGGTGTCTCTTTGAATGAAACCCTTTCCCAAGCTCGAGAGATGATGAAAAAGGATGTCCCCACGGGCATGACCAAAGACATCTTCATGGAAATGAAAATGGAGCAGGCTCTGGTGGAAGGGGACGGTTTCGATCTGATCGCCATGGGCCAGCCCGAAGGGCCGGGGTGTTATTGTGCGGCCAACAATTTGTTGGCCGGTCTTCTTGATCGATTAATGAAAAATTACCAATACCTGGTCATTGACAACGAAGCCGGCATGGAACACTTCAGCCGCCTCACGCAAAAGGACGTGGACGTGCTCGTGCTGGTTTCCGATCCCAGCCGTCGAGGCTTGACGGCGGCCTGCCGCATTTCGGAACTGGTGAGTTCCTTGCCCATGAGGGTAGGCAAGAAGGTTCTGGTGGTCAACCAGGTCCAGGAGCCGCTTTCCTGGCCCGAAGAGGTGGTGAAGGTGTTTTCCAACGGGAATATTTACACCGTGCCCGCGGATCCCCTTTTGGCGCAGTTCGACATGCAGGGCAAACCCACAAGTCAATTGCCCAGCGATTCCCAAGTGGTGCATGCGGCCTGGGCCCTTTTTGACAAGATTTTGCAAGAAATCAAGGCGGGGTAAGGTCGACAGACAGGGACGGCCTGCTAGCCGTTTCCAAACATGTTCTGATCGCGGTTCCATGAAGGCGTTCACGGGGAGGGA
It encodes the following:
- a CDS encoding methylenetetrahydrofolate reductase C-terminal domain-containing protein is translated as MVVAERKPIEEILAMVADFKKVLLVGCKGCVTVCCAGGTKEVGILGSALRIARKKQGNPLEVVEHTLERQCDPEYVDQLAPMLNDNSFDAVLSMACSVGPQFIAKKYTIPVYPMLNTTFIGGALEHGVWAEFCQSCGNCLIHHFGGLCPIARCSKSLMNGPCGGSANKKCEVSPEIDCIWHLIYDRMVELGQLEKLRPVFPIKDWSTSRDGGPRKIVREDLKL
- a CDS encoding methylenetetrahydrofolate reductase, whose protein sequence is MKAGSNLEKVFTQGHFAVTGELGPPRGASVEVIEKKAGYLRGVVDSINVTDNQTSVVRMSSVAVCKLLVDMGLEPNLQMVCRDRNRIAMQSDLLGAYALGIRNVLCLSGDHNRFGDHPQSKNVYDVDSMQLIGIVKKLRDEGKMLSGQELEGVPKFFIGAAANPFGDPFEFRVTRLAKKIDAGADFIQTQCIYNMEKFRKYMHIAHEEGLTEKCYIMAGITPLKSVGMARYMAKFVPGLDVPDYYIDRLKGVEKKKQADEGIKIAVEQIQEVREIPGVRGIHLMAIEWEHKVPEILEAAGLLPRPSVN
- a CDS encoding ATP-binding protein — its product is MSLTVAFGGKGGTGKTTLAGLLIRYMIEKGMKPVLAVDADSNANLNEVLGVSLNETLSQAREMMKKDVPTGMTKDIFMEMKMEQALVEGDGFDLIAMGQPEGPGCYCAANNLLAGLLDRLMKNYQYLVIDNEAGMEHFSRLTQKDVDVLVLVSDPSRRGLTAACRISELVSSLPMRVGKKVLVVNQVQEPLSWPEEVVKVFSNGNIYTVPADPLLAQFDMQGKPTSQLPSDSQVVHAAWALFDKILQEIKAG